The Streptomyces sp. HUAS MG91 sequence CGGCCGCCGACGTGTTCGCGATGGGCGCCGTGCTGGCCCACGCGGCGAGCGGGCGCGGCCCCTTCGACTCGGACAGCCCGTACCTCGTCGCGTACCAGGTGGTGCACGACGAACCGGAGCTGTCCGGCGTGCCCGACGCGCTCGTGCCGCTGATCCGGCGCTGTCTGGCCAAGGATCCGGCCGGGCGGCCCTCCCCCGCCGAGATCATGGACTGTCTGCGGCAGCTCCCGGAGGACCTGCCGCCGGTGCCGCGGATACCCGCGCAGCGCACGCCGGATCCGAGCGAGCGGGGCCCGGCGCGGCCCGCTTCCGGCGGTGGGCGGTTCCGCACCCGTACCGGTCGCGCGGCGGACACCGACGCCGGTACCGGTACCGCTGCGGGGCGCGGGCGGCGGTCGCGGATGGTGCTGGGCGCCTCCGCGGGTGTTCTCCTCGTCGGGGGTGTCGCGGCGCTGGCCGTCGGCGCGCTGGCCCCGGGCGACGGGGAGGGCCCGGCGCGGTCCGGGCTCAGCGCCTCCGCCGCCGGTTTCACCCCCTGGAGCGTCCGGCTCGACGCGTCGGGCGGCGGTCCGCCCGTCTGCACCGCGGGCGCGGGCGCGCTGTACTGCGTGACCGGCGACGGTGTCGCCGCGCGGCTCGATCCGGCGGACGGCCGGGTCCTGTGGCGGCACCGGGCGGGCGGGGCGCCGCAGGCACCGACGGTGCTGTCCGGCGGGCTGCTGCACGTCGTCGCCGACGACCGGCTGACGGCGCTCGATCCCCGTACCGGAAGGGCGCGCTGGACCCGCGACACCGCAGGCGTCGACGCGGTCCAGCACTCCGCGGGCACCACGCTGCTCATCGCACCGGACGGCACCGTACGGGCGCTGGACAGTGCGACCGGGCGGCCGCGCTGGACCCGGGACCTCGGCCGGGCCGGGGCGCAGTGGGCGGCCGACGGCTCGAGGACGTTCTTCAGGGCGACGCCGACGGCGGACGGCTCGGCGACCGAGGTCAGCGCGGTGGCCGCGAGCGACGGGCGGGTGACGTGGTCGACCCGCGCGGCGGGCGACCTGCAGCCCTTCGCGGCCGGGGACGGCGCGCTGCACCTGCTCTCCTTCGACCTGCGGCAGCTGGCCGACGCCGTGGTCAGGGTCGACACGGAGAAGCGGACGGTCCATCGGGTCCCGCTGCCCGTGCCCGTCGATCAGGCACAGGCCGCCGGGAGCGGCGGCACGGTGTACGTGTACGCGGTCGGCGGCCTGCTGTACGCCGTCGACACCCGGCCGGAGACGGCGGAGGCGGACGCGGTGCGCTGGCAGCGGGACACCTCGGTCAGCCGCCTCTCCCGACCGGTCGCGGCGGGCGACGGCCTCTACTACACGGCGGCCGACGGGCGGCTGCTCGCGGCGTCCGCGCGGACCGGGGCGCCGCTCGCGCAGACGCGCCCGCGGCCCGCCCCGCGCTCCGACCGGCTGGTCGCCGATCTGCCGGCGCCCGTGGTCATCGGCGGGAAGGTGTTCGCGAGCGCGCCCGACGGCAGTGTCTTCGGGATGGACGGGAGCCGTCCCGAGGACTGGTGAGGCGGTGGATCAGCCGAGCTTGGACACGTCGCGGACCGCGCCCTTGTCGGCGCTGGTGGCCATCGCGGCGTACGCGCGCAGGGCCTGGGAGACCTTGCGCTCGCGGTTCTTCGGGGCGTAGACCCCGTCGAGGGCCGCGCGGCGGCCGGCCAGCTCCTCGTCCGCGACCAGCAGTTCGATGGTGCGGTTGGGGATGTCGATGCGGATGCGGTCGCCGTCCTCGACGAGCGCGATCGTGCCGCCGGAGGCCGCCTCGGGGGAGGCGTGGCCGATGGACAGGCCCGAGGTGCCGCCGGAGAAGCGGCCGTCGGTGACCAGGGCGCAGGCCTTGCCCAGGCCGCGGCCCTTCAGGTACGAGGTCGGGTACAGCATCTCCTGCATGCCCGGGCCGCCCTTGGGGCCCTCGTAGCGGATGACGACGACGTCGCCCTCCTTGACCTGCTGGGTGAGGATCTTCTGCACGGCCTCCTCCTGCGACTCGCAGACGACGGCCGGACCCTCGAAGGTCCAGATCGACTCGTCGACGCCGGCCGTCTTCACGACGCAGCCGTCCTCCGCCAGGTTGCCCTTGAGGACCGCGAGGCCGCCGTCCGCGGAGTAGGCGTGGGCGACGTCGCGGATGCAGCCGCCCGCGGCGTCCGCGTCCAGGGTGTCCCAGCGCTCGGACTGCGAGAAGGCCTCGGCGGAGCGGACGCAGCCGGGGGCCGCGTGCCACAGTTCGAGGGCTTCCTCGGAGGTCGAGCCGCTGCGGATGTCCCAGGTGTCCAGCCACTCCTTGATGGACGGGGTGTGGACGGTGGTGACGTCCTCGTTGAGCAGGCCGCCGCGGTAGAGCTCGCCGAGGATCGCGGGGATGCCGCCGGCGCGGTGCACGTCCTCCATGTAGTACGTCTTCGAGCCCGCGACGTTCGGCGCGACCTTGGCCAGGCAGGGGACGCGGCGCGAGACGGCGTTGATGTGGTCGAGGTTGTAGTCGACCTCGGCCTCCTGGGCGGCGGCCAGCAGGTGCAGGATCGTGTTGGTCGAGCCGCC is a genomic window containing:
- a CDS encoding serine/threonine-protein kinase, with the translated sequence MPPLRSTGPGPEAERPGYAGRYRLEECLGAGGMGVVHLATSASGLRLAVKVVHAHYAADPEFRARFRQEVSAARRVSGAFTAPVVDADPGARLPWMATLFIPGDTLAERVKRNGALDVAEVRRLGAGLAEALHDIHRVGVVHRDLKPSNVLLAADGPKVIDFGISRPVDSELRTETGKLIGSPPFMAPEQFQRPREVGPAADVFAMGAVLAHAASGRGPFDSDSPYLVAYQVVHDEPELSGVPDALVPLIRRCLAKDPAGRPSPAEIMDCLRQLPEDLPPVPRIPAQRTPDPSERGPARPASGGGRFRTRTGRAADTDAGTGTAAGRGRRSRMVLGASAGVLLVGGVAALAVGALAPGDGEGPARSGLSASAAGFTPWSVRLDASGGGPPVCTAGAGALYCVTGDGVAARLDPADGRVLWRHRAGGAPQAPTVLSGGLLHVVADDRLTALDPRTGRARWTRDTAGVDAVQHSAGTTLLIAPDGTVRALDSATGRPRWTRDLGRAGAQWAADGSRTFFRATPTADGSATEVSAVAASDGRVTWSTRAAGDLQPFAAGDGALHLLSFDLRQLADAVVRVDTEKRTVHRVPLPVPVDQAQAAGSGGTVYVYAVGGLLYAVDTRPETAEADAVRWQRDTSVSRLSRPVAAGDGLYYTAADGRLLAASARTGAPLAQTRPRPAPRSDRLVADLPAPVVIGGKVFASAPDGSVFGMDGSRPEDW
- the ilvD gene encoding dihydroxy-acid dehydratase encodes the protein MPELRSRTVTHGRNMAGARALMRASGVPGADIGRKPIIAVANSFTEFVPGHTHLAPVGRIVSDAITAAGGIAREFNTIAVDDGIAMGHGGMLYSLPSRDLIADSVEYMVEAHCADALVCISNCDKITPGMLMAALRLNIPTIFVSGGPMESGRATLVDGTVRTLDLVDAMSEAVNDKISDEDILRIEENACPTCGSCSGMFTANSMNCLTEAIGLSLPGNGSVLATHTARKALYERAGATVVELTRRYYGEDDASVLPRNIATHAAFENAMALDIAMGGSTNTILHLLAAAQEAEVDYNLDHINAVSRRVPCLAKVAPNVAGSKTYYMEDVHRAGGIPAILGELYRGGLLNEDVTTVHTPSIKEWLDTWDIRSGSTSEEALELWHAAPGCVRSAEAFSQSERWDTLDADAAGGCIRDVAHAYSADGGLAVLKGNLAEDGCVVKTAGVDESIWTFEGPAVVCESQEEAVQKILTQQVKEGDVVVIRYEGPKGGPGMQEMLYPTSYLKGRGLGKACALVTDGRFSGGTSGLSIGHASPEAASGGTIALVEDGDRIRIDIPNRTIELLVADEELAGRRAALDGVYAPKNRERKVSQALRAYAAMATSADKGAVRDVSKLG